Genomic window (Fusobacterium perfoetens):
AAGAAAAAACATTTCGTGTTTATGTAACTTCTCTTCAGCCTGGAGACAGAAGGCCAGCAGAAATAGCTGCTCTTGAAAATGCAATTGCTAAAGAAACAGTAAGAGAAAAAATAACTCCAATGATGAGATATTATGAAAACAGTTTTAAAAAGCATATTGAAAATATAAGCAGCAATCCTGAAAAAATATATCTTTTAGGAAATCAATATTTTATTAATAAAAAATATGAAAGAGCGAAGGATATTTTTAGTAAAAATATAGATACAGCAGATAATCTTTTTGGGGCAGCTGTGACAAATAGATTTCTTGGATATGATAAGACAGCAATAGATTACTATAGTGAAGTGATATATTTAGAACCTAATCTTGCAGAGCCTTATCTTGGAAGAGGGATATGCTATAGAAATATAGGGAGATACAGAGAAGCTCTGGCAGACTTTTTAAAATATAAATCAATGAAAAATACAGAAGAAGCTTATACAGCCTTGGGAAATATTTATATTTTAAGAGAAGAATACAGTCAGGCAAAACAAATTCTTACAGAGGGAAGAATGCTTTATCCAAATTCAAAACTTATAAGTGAATTGCTTGTAAAAGCTTATGCAAAATAAAAACATTCGGGGGTAGGTTTATGGAATGGTATAGA
Coding sequences:
- a CDS encoding tetratricopeptide repeat protein, translated to MKKLAVIFFIIFSSMTFAEKDTYSFFEGFFSGKPKTDQNKKEEKKESTAPSLIPIIEGETVPEYLEFQYIDEKTKEEKTFRVYVTSLQPGDRRPAEIAALENAIAKETVREKITPMMRYYENSFKKHIENISSNPEKIYLLGNQYFINKKYERAKDIFSKNIDTADNLFGAAVTNRFLGYDKTAIDYYSEVIYLEPNLAEPYLGRGICYRNIGRYREALADFLKYKSMKNTEEAYTALGNIYILREEYSQAKQILTEGRMLYPNSKLISELLVKAYAK